From the Conger conger chromosome 14, fConCon1.1, whole genome shotgun sequence genome, one window contains:
- the LOC133109439 gene encoding cell surface glycoprotein 1-like: MIRVQLLFLVALAGHLHPISHARTLVGVGQITAEAENVEPPVVPDVPDTVKEGAAAAPTQDQVPPADPAAPEIEPVPEEVPAAPEVEPVPEEVPAAPDVEPAPEEVPAAPEVEPVPEEVPAAPDVEPAPEEVPAAPEVDPAPEEVPAAPEVEPVPEEVPAAAPEVEPVPEEVPAAAPEVEPVPEEVPAAAPEVEPVPEEVPAAPEVQPVPEEVPDAAAPEVEPVPAEGPAAPEVEPVPEEVPAAPEVEPVPEGAPEVETVPEGAPAAPEVEPVPEGAPEVEPLPEEVPAAPEVGSVPEGAPEVEPVPEEVPAAPEVEPVPEEVPAAPEVEPVPEGAPEVETVPEEVPAATEVEPVPEGAPEVETVPEEVPAATEVEPAPEEAPTAFEEEPGETITVLPVEEAAKEEEAAPVPPEEEEALPVVPEEEPSTEEAPTAPEEELVSAAPEEQPVPEEVPSALPTEAPVPPTEDQTEAYAAPPDTSVLPPEAKTEAPPPKVIPICVPAAEPDSSTNSPDEVGATVILLEEKPAGVSRGLVLGAVFGLLVSLIAVGSAGKVVSRKVGRYT; the protein is encoded by the exons ATGATCAGAGTCCAGCTGCTGTTTCTGGTGGCCCTGGCAGGACACCTCCACCCCATCTCGCACGCAA GGACACTTGTTGGAGTCGGACAAATCACAGCGGAGGCTGAAAATGTGGAGCCCCCTGTAGTCCCCGATGTACCTGACACTGTCAAAGAGGGAGCTGCTGCTGCCCCCACCCAGGACCAAGTTCCTCCAGCAGACCCTGCTGCTCCAGAGATAGAACCTGTTCCTGAGGAGGTCCCAGCTGCTCCAGAGGTAGAACCTGTTCCTGAAGAGGTCCCAGCTGCTCCAGATGTAGAACCTGCTCCTGAAGAGGTCCCAGCTGCTCCAGAGGTAGAACCTGTTCCTGAAGAGGTCCCAGCTGCTCCAGATGTAGAACCTGCTCCTGAAGAGGTCCCAGCTGCTCCAGAGGTAGACCCTGCTCCTGAAGAGGTCCCAGCTGCTCCAGAGGTAGAACCTGTTCCTGAAGAGGTCCcagctgctgctccagaggTAGAACCTGTTCCTGAAGAGGTCCcagctgctgctccagaggTAGAACCTGTTCCTGAAGAGGTCCCCGCTGCTGCTCCAGAGGTAGAACCTGTTCCTGAGGAGGTCCCAGCTGCTCCAGAGGTCCAGCCTGTTCCTGAAGAGGTCCCGGATGCTGCTGCTCCAGAGGTAGAACCTGTTCCGGCAGAGGGCCCAGCTGCTCCAGAGGTAGAGCCTGTTCCGGAAGAGGTCCCAGCTGCTCCAGAGGTAGAGCCTGTTCCTGAAGGTGCTCCGGAGGTAGAAACTGTTCCTGAAGGGGCTCCAGCTGCTCCAGAGGTAGAACCTGTTCCTGAAGGTGCTCCAGAGGTAGAACCTCTTCCTGAAGAGGTCCCAGCTGCTCCAGAGGTAGGATCTGTTCCTGAAGGTGCTCCGGAGGTAGAGCCTGTTCCTGAAGAGGTCCCAGCTGCTCCAGAGGTAGAACCTGTTCCTGAAGAGGTCCCAGCTGCTCCAGAGGTAGAACCTGTTCCTGAAGGTGCTCCGGAGGTAGAAACTGTTCCTGAAGAGGTCCCAGCTGCTACAGAGGTAGAACCTGTTCCTGAAGGTGCCCCGGAGGTAGAAACTGTTCCTGAAGAGGTCCCAGCTGCTACAGAGGTTGAGCCTGCTCCTGAAGAGGCTCCGACTGCTTTCGAGGAAGAGCCTGGGGAAACTATTACAGTTCTCCCTGTCGAAGAAGCTGCTAAAGAGGAAGAGGCTGCTCCGGTTCctcctgaggaagaggaagctCTTCCGGTTGTTCCTGAGGAAGAACCTTCCACTGAAGAGGCACCAACTGCCCCAGAGGAAGAACTTGTCTCAGCTGCCCCAGAAGAGCAGCCAGTGCCTGAAGAGGTCCCTTCTGCCCTCCCCACAGAGGCCCCTGTCCCACCCACAGAAGATCAAACCGAAGCCTACGCTGCCCCTCCAGACACTTCTGTTCTTCCCCCAGAGGCAAAAACAGAGGCACCTCCACCTAAAGTGATCCCCATATGCGTGCCTGCTGCAGAGCCTGACTCCTCCACAAACAGCCCTGACGAGGTCGGGGCAACAGTCATTCTGTTGGAGGAAAAACCTGCAg gTGTTAGCAGGGGCCTGGTCCTCGGCGCTGTATTTGGTCTGCTGGTGTCTCTGATCGCAGTGGGCTCGGCAGGGAAGGTGGTATCAAGGAAGGTGGGCAGATACACGTAA